A window of the Synechococcus sp. JA-3-3Ab genome harbors these coding sequences:
- a CDS encoding peroxiredoxin family protein codes for MTSNSSLFNRRFFDNFIPQPANSPLQIGELAPDFELPNVHGDPVRLSDYRGQKPVVLAFTRIFTEKLFCPFCYPHIQELKARYEEIRALGAELLMVTSTDPVQSQQIQADLELPYPLLVDPECKTFRLYGVGQALGAPLPGQFIVDREGRLRYKHLFSFAEPNASTDEVLRVLREGLASGWDGTRRVAPVPFF; via the coding sequence ATGACCAGCAACAGCAGCCTGTTCAACCGTCGCTTTTTCGACAACTTCATCCCCCAGCCGGCCAACAGCCCTCTGCAGATTGGCGAGCTGGCCCCTGACTTTGAGCTGCCCAATGTGCACGGGGATCCCGTGCGCCTGTCGGACTACCGCGGCCAAAAGCCGGTGGTTCTGGCCTTTACCCGCATCTTTACAGAAAAGCTCTTCTGCCCCTTCTGCTACCCCCACATCCAGGAGCTGAAGGCCCGCTACGAGGAGATCCGGGCTCTGGGAGCAGAGCTGCTGATGGTTACCAGCACCGACCCGGTGCAAAGCCAACAGATCCAAGCCGACCTGGAACTGCCCTATCCGCTGCTGGTGGATCCGGAGTGCAAAACCTTTCGGCTCTACGGCGTCGGCCAAGCCCTGGGGGCGCCCCTGCCAGGCCAGTTCATCGTGGATCGCGAAGGGAGGCTGCGCTATAAGCACCTCTTCTCCTTTGCCGAGCCCAACGCCAGCACCGACGAGGTGCTGCGGGTCTTGCGAGAAGGGCTAGCCAGCGGCTGGGATGGAACCCGCCGGGTGGCTCCCGTGCCCTTTTTCTAA
- a CDS encoding SRPBCC family protein, producing MPVYTQAIEIAAGVAQVERCLIDPALMRRWLNPLLSCEALGSPTGQLGSRYRFFLRLPLVSPSLDCVIAERAEGLVQWQFEGFFQGTDRWECCPQPLGTLLVNRFEFCIPNPWVAAGFYLVAAELTRHDMRAQLRRLKAVAEALG from the coding sequence ATGCCCGTCTATACTCAAGCGATTGAAATTGCCGCTGGCGTGGCCCAGGTGGAGCGCTGTCTAATCGATCCAGCGCTGATGCGGCGCTGGCTCAACCCCCTGTTGAGCTGTGAGGCGCTGGGATCCCCCACTGGGCAACTGGGCAGCCGCTACCGCTTTTTCCTGCGCCTGCCGCTGGTTTCCCCCAGCCTAGACTGCGTGATCGCCGAGCGGGCCGAGGGCCTGGTGCAGTGGCAGTTTGAGGGTTTTTTTCAGGGCACCGACCGCTGGGAATGTTGCCCCCAGCCGCTGGGAACGCTATTGGTAAACCGCTTTGAGTTTTGCATCCCCAACCCTTGGGTGGCGGCAGGGTTCTATCTGGTGGCAGCGGAGCTGACCCGGCACGACATGCGGGCACAACTGCGACGGCTAAAGGCAGTGGCCGAGGCTTTGGGTTAG
- a CDS encoding RNA methyltransferase, with protein MPASSNWAQERLAQVRLVLVRPAGPRNLGAIARVMKNMGLRQWVLVDPQCDPLDAEAVTMAVHATDLLRQARQVPTLAEALQGCVQVFGTAGRREPYPPEWQIQSPRQAFPELLAAGPAALVFGPEDRGLSNEELALCHRQIQIPTDPAYPSLNLAQAVGICCYELRTLLCQNLPPPVTSSGISKPAPFELLEGFFGHLEALLLQIGYLHPHTARRKMLKLRALFHRAGLIVSEVALLRGILRQLQWSQKSSPREPPKKEDPHPAESGS; from the coding sequence ATGCCGGCATCGTCCAACTGGGCTCAGGAGCGATTGGCGCAGGTACGCCTTGTGTTAGTGCGGCCGGCAGGGCCGCGCAATCTCGGGGCCATTGCCCGCGTGATGAAAAACATGGGCCTGCGGCAGTGGGTGTTGGTGGATCCCCAATGCGATCCCCTCGACGCAGAAGCAGTCACCATGGCCGTGCATGCGACGGACTTGCTCCGCCAAGCCCGGCAGGTGCCAACCTTAGCCGAGGCCCTTCAGGGATGTGTGCAGGTATTCGGGACAGCAGGCCGCCGCGAGCCCTACCCGCCCGAATGGCAAATTCAGTCTCCCCGCCAGGCTTTCCCGGAGCTGCTGGCTGCCGGCCCTGCCGCTCTGGTGTTTGGCCCTGAAGATCGGGGCTTGAGCAACGAAGAGCTGGCCCTCTGCCATCGCCAGATCCAGATCCCCACCGATCCGGCCTACCCTTCCCTGAACTTGGCCCAGGCAGTGGGCATCTGTTGCTACGAGCTGCGCACCCTCCTCTGCCAGAATCTTCCCCCGCCAGTGACCAGCTCTGGGATCTCAAAGCCGGCTCCCTTCGAGCTGCTGGAGGGTTTTTTCGGCCACCTGGAGGCGCTGTTGCTGCAAATTGGCTACCTGCACCCCCACACCGCTCGCCGCAAGATGCTCAAGCTGCGCGCCCTCTTTCACCGCGCCGGCCTGATCGTGTCCGAGGTGGCCCTGTTACGCGGGATCCTGCGACAACTCCAGTGGAGCCAAAAATCTTCTCCTCGAGAACCCCCAAAAAAAGAGGATCCTCATCCTGCTGAGAGTGGATCCTAG
- the lpxC gene encoding UDP-3-O-acyl-N-acetylglucosamine deacetylase, which yields MREQQHTLASSISLEGVGLHTGLPVRCSLHPAPASSGRVFVRVDQRGSPPIPARLGSLAPAALCTRLQQGSPPVQVQTVEHLLAALYVLGIDNCRIEVEGPELPILDGSALPFVEAVAQAGILAQEQPALLGVIQEPVTVWAGEAFVSAVPYPGFRFTYGIDFADCPIGQQWLSWRENRADFVQSIAPARTFARQQDAELAHQQGLIQGGSLENAIVCSKTEWLGPLRFPDEPVRHKLIDLLGDLSLLGCRLQGHIVAYKAGHALHHRLAEQLLKSGSLQVEPAQEQARDPLCLGGVESRSSF from the coding sequence ATGAGAGAACAACAACACACCTTGGCCAGCTCTATTTCCCTAGAGGGGGTGGGCCTGCACACCGGCCTGCCGGTTCGCTGTAGCCTGCATCCGGCCCCTGCCAGCAGCGGTCGAGTCTTTGTGCGGGTGGATCAGCGGGGCTCCCCTCCCATCCCCGCTCGGTTGGGATCCCTGGCCCCTGCCGCTCTCTGCACCCGTCTACAGCAGGGATCCCCCCCTGTCCAGGTGCAGACGGTGGAACACTTGTTGGCCGCTCTTTACGTGCTGGGCATCGACAACTGCCGCATCGAGGTGGAGGGGCCGGAGCTGCCGATTCTGGATGGCTCCGCCCTGCCCTTTGTGGAGGCCGTTGCCCAAGCCGGGATCCTGGCCCAGGAGCAGCCGGCCCTGCTGGGGGTGATCCAGGAGCCGGTCACGGTCTGGGCAGGGGAAGCCTTTGTCAGCGCCGTGCCCTACCCCGGGTTTCGCTTTACCTATGGCATCGATTTTGCCGACTGCCCTATCGGCCAACAGTGGCTGAGCTGGCGGGAGAACAGGGCGGACTTTGTCCAATCCATTGCCCCGGCCCGCACCTTCGCCCGCCAACAGGATGCGGAGCTGGCCCACCAACAGGGGCTGATTCAGGGGGGCAGCTTGGAAAATGCTATCGTCTGCAGCAAAACCGAGTGGTTGGGGCCGTTGCGCTTCCCGGATGAGCCGGTGCGCCATAAGCTGATAGATTTACTAGGAGATCTCAGCTTGTTGGGCTGCCGCTTGCAGGGGCACATTGTGGCCTACAAGGCGGGCCACGCCCTCCACCACCGTTTGGCTGAGCAGTTGCTCAAGAGTGGATCCCTGCAGGTGGAGCCAGCTCAAGAGCAAGCAAGGGATCCCCTTTGCCTCGGTGGGGTGGAATCTCGCTCTTCGTTTTGA
- a CDS encoding RNA-guided endonuclease InsQ/TnpB family protein has product MRTAYQYRLRPTASQVALMGEWLELLRKQYNYRLAERFNGWEQNRCNIHACSLTVCHLPELKDKPDFDSQKRDLVNTKALFPEYQAIHSQVLQDCVERVQRAFDRWLKGDCNGKRAGRPRFKGVGRYRSFTFPQMKQDCIRGQFIHLPKIGPVKLVQHRPLPEGFVIKTATITRKVDGWYVTLSLQDSSVPEWSPDTPTWENTMGIDLGLSSFLVTDEGEAVEVPQHYRRAQKPLKRLQRSVSRKQKRPNRYQKAVKRLSKAHQKVANQRRDFHHKTARKLLQTRKHIAHEALDIKGLARTRLAKSVHDAGWGQFLQILAAKAERAGLLTIAGDPRGSSQGCSGCGREVPKKLHERWHDCPSCGLRLSRDHNSARVIKSRAVGRPVLQAQEMSCHWAGVTVGEAWRKP; this is encoded by the coding sequence ATGAGAACCGCTTACCAGTACCGCTTGCGCCCTACTGCTAGCCAAGTCGCCCTGATGGGTGAGTGGCTGGAGCTGCTGCGTAAGCAGTACAACTATCGCCTGGCAGAACGGTTCAACGGGTGGGAGCAGAATCGCTGCAATATCCATGCCTGCTCCTTGACGGTCTGCCATCTGCCTGAGTTGAAAGACAAGCCCGATTTCGACTCACAGAAACGAGACTTGGTAAACACAAAGGCTCTCTTCCCCGAATACCAAGCGATTCATTCCCAGGTGCTCCAAGACTGTGTAGAACGAGTGCAAAGAGCGTTTGACCGATGGCTAAAAGGTGACTGTAACGGCAAGCGGGCAGGCAGGCCCAGGTTTAAGGGTGTTGGGCGGTATCGCTCCTTCACCTTCCCTCAGATGAAGCAGGACTGCATTCGAGGGCAGTTTATCCATCTGCCCAAAATTGGGCCGGTCAAGCTGGTCCAACACCGTCCTTTGCCTGAGGGGTTTGTTATCAAAACGGCCACCATCACCCGCAAGGTGGATGGGTGGTACGTCACCTTGAGTTTGCAGGATTCGTCTGTCCCGGAATGGAGCCCTGACACGCCAACGTGGGAAAACACGATGGGGATAGACCTGGGGCTAAGCTCTTTCTTGGTCACCGATGAGGGTGAGGCGGTTGAGGTTCCTCAGCATTACCGTAGGGCGCAAAAGCCCCTCAAGCGGCTGCAACGGTCTGTATCGCGCAAGCAGAAGAGGCCAAACCGCTACCAGAAAGCGGTCAAGAGGTTGAGCAAGGCACATCAGAAAGTAGCCAACCAGCGCCGAGATTTTCACCACAAAACTGCCCGCAAACTTTTGCAGACAAGAAAGCACATAGCCCATGAGGCGTTGGACATCAAAGGTCTGGCGAGGACTCGACTGGCCAAATCTGTGCATGATGCTGGGTGGGGGCAGTTCCTGCAAATTCTGGCAGCCAAGGCTGAAAGAGCTGGGCTGTTGACGATTGCAGGGGATCCCCGCGGCAGCAGTCAAGGGTGCTCGGGGTGTGGTCGTGAGGTGCCCAAAAAGCTGCATGAGCGGTGGCACGATTGCCCCTCCTGCGGGCTAAGGCTGTCACGGGATCACAACTCGGCGCGAGTTATCAAATCCAGAGCGGTGGGGCGTCCCGTTCTTCAAGCTCAGGAAATGTCCTGCCATTGGGCAGGAGTCACTGTTGGCGAAGCGTGGCGTAAGCCATGA
- the fabZ gene encoding 3-hydroxyacyl-ACP dehydratase FabZ produces the protein MSSDVSPPPLLSAEAAAQLATAPPVFTTDQILEILPHRYPFLLVDRVVEYQPGQRAVGLKNVTFNEPFFQGHFPNRPIMPGVLIVEAMAQLGGIVLTKLPDVAGRLALFAGIDGVRFRRPVLPGDQLLLSANLLTIRQKRIGKMFCRAQVGGQLVTEGELMFSLVD, from the coding sequence ATGTCCTCTGATGTCTCTCCTCCACCTCTTCTCTCGGCTGAAGCAGCTGCCCAGTTGGCAACCGCTCCCCCCGTCTTCACCACGGATCAAATCCTGGAGATCCTGCCCCATCGCTACCCTTTTTTGCTGGTGGATCGCGTGGTGGAGTATCAACCAGGGCAACGGGCGGTGGGCCTGAAAAACGTCACCTTCAACGAGCCCTTTTTCCAGGGGCACTTCCCCAACCGACCGATCATGCCCGGCGTTCTGATCGTCGAGGCCATGGCGCAGTTGGGGGGGATCGTGTTGACCAAGTTGCCGGATGTGGCTGGGCGGTTGGCTCTCTTTGCCGGCATCGATGGCGTTCGCTTCCGCCGCCCCGTGCTGCCGGGGGATCAGTTGCTGCTGTCAGCCAATTTGCTCACCATCCGGCAAAAACGCATCGGCAAGATGTTTTGTCGGGCCCAGGTGGGGGGACAGTTGGTGACCGAAGGGGAGCTGATGTTCTCCCTGGTGGATTGA
- the tnpA gene encoding IS200/IS605 family transposase: MVVAGQDPVLVGDNHETVLAFSATSYNIGHRSVYSLQIHLVLVTKYRRRVITAPMLQRLEDIFRATCQKWCCSLVEFNGEADHVHLLVSFPPDVQVSKLVNNLKTVSSRLIRKEFATEVARFYSKPVFWTGAYFVASCGGVTVEELKKYVEQQATPRL, encoded by the coding sequence TTGGTCGTCGCTGGGCAGGATCCGGTACTCGTAGGTGATAATCATGAGACGGTTCTAGCATTTAGCGCAACGAGCTACAACATAGGCCATCGTTCTGTTTACAGCCTACAAATCCACTTGGTGCTGGTGACAAAGTACCGTCGTCGGGTGATAACTGCTCCAATGTTGCAGAGGCTGGAAGATATATTTCGAGCGACCTGCCAAAAGTGGTGCTGTTCCTTGGTGGAGTTCAACGGTGAGGCGGATCATGTGCATCTGTTGGTGAGTTTTCCGCCGGATGTTCAGGTCTCGAAGCTGGTGAACAACCTGAAAACAGTCTCCAGCCGGTTGATTCGCAAAGAGTTCGCCACAGAGGTGGCACGGTTCTACAGCAAGCCTGTATTTTGGACAGGGGCCTATTTTGTTGCCTCTTGTGGTGGGGTCACCGTTGAGGAGTTGAAGAAGTATGTTGAGCAGCAGGCAACGCCCAGATTGTGA
- a CDS encoding RNA-guided endonuclease InsQ/TnpB family protein, translated as MIITYEYRILPSDDQAALMTEWLELLRRQWNDALGQRLDWLTATRCPIDRCSLVSCPLPVSEAPLEPNYYRQAGSLKQIKQLFPAYRGIYAEVLQQNLMRLDKAWKAWQVPDSTGKRRGRPRFKKAGELRSFTFPRINCPKAGAHLEGETLRLSKIGSLPVVLHRPLPEGFVPKTCTVVRKADGWYVCITLEDKSVPLPEPVPIKKAVGIDVGLDRFLTTSDGEVVPIPRYYRQAQKHLARQQRQLSRKVKGSANWKRQATKVACLQLHVARQRKAFHYQVAHWLVGQYDLLVVEDLNVRGLARTRLAKSILDAAWGRFLDILTAVAVKRGKQVLRVDPRGTSQNCCVCEERVPKALSERVHDCPRCGSWDRDLNAAIEILKRGLRAVGLPLSGCGGSWFTSPLKQQLREVIPGSSRLQPVRA; from the coding sequence ATGATTATCACCTACGAGTACCGGATCCTGCCCAGCGACGACCAAGCCGCTCTGATGACCGAGTGGCTGGAATTGTTGCGGCGGCAGTGGAACGACGCTCTGGGGCAGAGACTGGATTGGCTGACCGCAACCCGTTGTCCAATTGACCGCTGCAGCCTTGTCTCTTGTCCGTTGCCTGTGTCAGAAGCTCCGCTGGAGCCGAATTATTATCGGCAGGCGGGATCCCTCAAACAAATCAAGCAACTGTTCCCGGCCTACCGGGGCATTTACGCCGAGGTGCTGCAGCAAAACTTGATGCGGCTGGACAAGGCGTGGAAAGCGTGGCAGGTGCCGGATAGCACAGGCAAGCGGCGGGGGCGGCCCCGCTTCAAAAAAGCGGGGGAGTTGAGATCCTTCACATTCCCCCGCATCAATTGCCCCAAGGCGGGAGCGCATCTGGAAGGGGAGACTCTGCGGCTGAGCAAGATTGGCTCGCTGCCTGTGGTGCTGCACCGCCCCTTACCAGAGGGGTTTGTGCCCAAAACCTGCACAGTGGTGCGCAAGGCCGATGGGTGGTATGTCTGCATTACTTTGGAGGACAAAAGCGTTCCTCTCCCAGAGCCTGTGCCGATCAAAAAGGCGGTGGGCATTGATGTGGGATTGGATAGGTTTCTCACCACCAGCGATGGGGAGGTGGTGCCTATCCCGCGGTACTACCGCCAAGCTCAAAAGCACTTGGCCCGACAGCAGCGGCAACTGAGCCGCAAGGTGAAGGGATCCGCCAACTGGAAGAGACAAGCCACGAAAGTTGCTTGTTTGCAGTTGCACGTTGCCCGACAACGCAAAGCGTTCCACTACCAAGTGGCGCACTGGCTGGTGGGGCAATACGACCTGTTGGTGGTGGAGGATCTCAACGTCCGAGGGCTGGCACGGACTCGGTTGGCTAAATCGATTTTGGATGCGGCTTGGGGACGATTTCTTGACATTCTGACAGCAGTGGCGGTCAAACGCGGCAAACAGGTGTTGAGAGTGGATCCCCGTGGTACGTCCCAAAATTGTTGTGTTTGTGAGGAGCGTGTTCCCAAGGCCTTGTCGGAACGGGTGCATGATTGCCCCCGTTGCGGGTCGTGGGACAGAGACTTGAACGCTGCTATCGAGATTTTGAAGCGAGGACTCAGGGCGGTGGGACTGCCGCTCTCTGGCTGTGGAGGATCCTGGTTTACCAGTCCGTTGAAGCAGCAACTCCGGGAAGTGATTCCCGGAAGCTCCCGTCTACAGCCCGTCAGGGCTTAG
- the lpxA gene encoding acyl-ACP--UDP-N-acetylglucosamine O-acyltransferase, whose product MSSLASAGSTPNSSVRIHPTAVIHPKAELHETVQVGPYAVIGEHVRIGARTVVGAHVVIDGWTDIGEDNQIFPGAVLGTEPQDLKYSGAPSQLVIGKGNRIREFVTINRATNEGEATVVGDHNLLMAYVHVAHNCVIENQVVITNAVSLAGHIHIESQARIGGMVGLHQFTRVGRLAMVGAMSRVDRDVPPYMLVEGHPARIRGLNLVGLRRAKGMEGSLAALRQAYRLLYRSGLPLEKALQTLRESLRSEGGSSIFSLQGKELVDETGSLLHLLQFLEDSLSQPQRRGPLPALRRSREEDDL is encoded by the coding sequence ATGAGTTCGTTGGCTTCAGCGGGATCCACTCCCAACTCCTCTGTTCGGATTCATCCCACAGCGGTGATCCATCCGAAGGCTGAGTTGCACGAGACGGTACAAGTTGGCCCCTATGCGGTTATCGGCGAGCATGTGCGCATTGGCGCCCGTACGGTGGTGGGGGCCCACGTGGTGATCGATGGTTGGACAGATATTGGCGAGGACAACCAGATTTTTCCGGGGGCGGTGCTGGGCACGGAGCCTCAGGATCTGAAGTACAGCGGCGCGCCCTCTCAGCTGGTGATCGGCAAGGGCAACCGCATCCGCGAGTTCGTCACCATCAACCGAGCCACCAATGAAGGGGAAGCGACGGTGGTCGGCGATCACAACCTGCTGATGGCCTACGTCCACGTCGCCCACAACTGCGTCATCGAAAATCAGGTGGTGATCACCAACGCTGTCTCCCTGGCTGGCCACATTCACATTGAGTCGCAGGCGCGCATCGGCGGCATGGTCGGGCTCCACCAGTTTACCCGTGTGGGGCGCCTGGCTATGGTGGGGGCCATGAGCCGGGTGGATCGCGACGTGCCGCCTTACATGTTGGTGGAGGGGCACCCGGCCCGCATCCGGGGCCTTAACTTGGTGGGGTTGCGGCGAGCCAAGGGGATGGAGGGATCCCTGGCGGCCTTGCGGCAGGCCTACCGGCTGCTCTACCGTTCCGGTTTGCCCCTGGAAAAAGCGCTGCAAACGCTGCGGGAGAGTCTGCGAAGCGAGGGGGGCTCTAGCATCTTCTCCCTGCAGGGGAAAGAGCTGGTGGACGAGACGGGATCCCTGCTCCATCTGCTGCAATTTTTGGAAGATTCCCTTTCCCAACCCCAACGGCGCGGCCCTCTGCCGGCCTTGCGCCGCAGCAGAGAAGAGGACGACCTGTGA
- the lpxB gene encoding lipid-A-disaccharide synthase encodes MSHLFICTGEVSGDLQAGHLIRELLRQRPHLRITAVGGEEMAAAGANLLHRTTEISSIGILEALPFVGPALWTEWKIRRFLAQDPPDLAILVDYIGINSRIARLLQRRRIPAVYYIAPQEWVWSPNSRLTYRLAQQMRLMVAIFPEEARYYAAAGAQVCYVGHPLLDILASVPGRAQARAELGIPEEAMVVALLPASRRQELRSVLPILLQAARLLRARLPQVRFWAPLASPRFAAPIARAARRYGLEDLTLLLPRPSPPKAHHLLLAAADLVLAKSGTVNLEAAILGIPQVVIYRLNPITFWLARHWLKVSVPFMSPPNLVLMRPIVPELLQEEAQPERVAQLALELLTRPERRTQLQADYAAMRAALGEPGVLARAAKAILEVLDSETRPKGDP; translated from the coding sequence GTGAGCCATCTGTTTATCTGCACCGGAGAAGTCTCCGGGGATCTGCAGGCCGGCCATCTCATCCGCGAGTTGCTGCGCCAACGCCCGCACCTACGCATCACGGCAGTTGGGGGAGAGGAGATGGCCGCTGCGGGGGCCAATCTGTTGCACCGCACCACGGAGATCAGCTCTATCGGCATTCTGGAGGCTCTCCCCTTCGTCGGCCCTGCCCTATGGACGGAGTGGAAGATCCGCCGCTTCCTGGCGCAAGACCCGCCTGATTTGGCCATCCTGGTGGATTACATCGGCATCAATAGCCGCATCGCCCGCCTGTTGCAGCGGCGACGCATCCCTGCCGTTTACTACATTGCCCCCCAAGAATGGGTGTGGTCGCCCAACAGCCGCCTCACTTACCGGCTAGCCCAGCAGATGCGACTGATGGTGGCGATTTTCCCTGAAGAAGCCCGCTACTACGCCGCAGCAGGTGCCCAGGTTTGCTATGTGGGCCACCCCCTGCTGGATATTTTGGCGAGTGTACCCGGTCGCGCTCAGGCCAGGGCTGAGTTAGGGATCCCTGAGGAAGCGATGGTGGTGGCGCTGCTGCCGGCCTCCCGCCGCCAGGAGCTGCGCTCGGTTTTGCCCATCTTGCTCCAGGCAGCGCGGCTGTTGCGGGCTCGCCTGCCCCAGGTGCGGTTTTGGGCGCCGCTGGCCTCGCCCCGCTTTGCCGCCCCGATTGCCCGAGCCGCCCGCCGCTATGGGCTGGAGGATCTCACCCTTCTCTTGCCTCGCCCTTCGCCTCCGAAGGCGCATCACCTGCTGTTGGCGGCCGCCGACCTGGTGCTGGCCAAGTCGGGAACTGTCAACCTGGAGGCGGCCATTTTGGGGATCCCGCAGGTGGTGATCTACCGCCTCAACCCAATTACCTTTTGGCTGGCCCGCCATTGGCTGAAGGTGTCGGTGCCCTTTATGTCTCCCCCCAACTTGGTGCTGATGCGCCCCATTGTGCCGGAACTCCTCCAGGAGGAGGCCCAGCCAGAGCGAGTCGCCCAACTGGCCTTGGAGCTGCTGACTCGGCCCGAGCGCCGCACCCAACTGCAGGCCGACTATGCTGCTATGCGGGCAGCGCTGGGGGAGCCGGGAGTTTTGGCCCGCGCCGCCAAGGCCATCCTGGAAGTGCTCGACAGCGAAACTCGCCCTAAGGGAGATCCCTGA
- a CDS encoding DUF1611 domain-containing protein, with the protein MLSSQTRVAILLHGGLLGEHGKTGLGLLRYGPFPVVAVIDREQAGRSLAQLTGIAKDIPIVASVQEALVYGPEVLVIGIAPSGGQLPPEWREELCQALQAGLSLANGLHTPLAEDAQLRQWLQPGAWIWDIRREPPGLGVGRGLARSLPCRRVLTVGTDMSVGKMSTSLELHRASLKRGLRSRFLATGQTGILISGDGIPLDAVRVDYASGAVEQLVLRYGFDHDILHIEGQGSLLNPASTATLPLLRGSQPTHLILVHRAGQTHIKGMDYVPIPPLRKVIELYEQVARAAGAFAPVPVVGVALNTFGWEEEAALAQIRQVEVETGRPCTDVVRFGADPLLDAILSTG; encoded by the coding sequence ATGCTCTCCAGTCAAACTCGGGTGGCCATCCTGCTCCACGGCGGCCTGTTGGGGGAGCACGGCAAAACAGGGCTGGGGCTATTGCGCTATGGGCCTTTTCCAGTGGTGGCCGTCATCGATCGGGAGCAGGCGGGGAGATCCCTGGCCCAACTCACGGGCATTGCCAAAGACATTCCCATCGTAGCCTCGGTGCAAGAGGCGCTGGTTTACGGCCCCGAGGTGTTGGTGATTGGGATCGCTCCTTCCGGCGGCCAGTTGCCCCCTGAGTGGCGGGAGGAGCTCTGCCAAGCCCTGCAAGCCGGCTTGTCTTTAGCAAACGGGCTGCACACCCCCCTAGCGGAAGATGCCCAGTTGCGGCAGTGGCTGCAGCCGGGAGCCTGGATCTGGGACATTCGCCGCGAACCCCCTGGTCTGGGAGTAGGGAGGGGCCTAGCTCGCTCTCTCCCCTGTCGGCGGGTACTGACGGTGGGCACCGACATGAGCGTGGGCAAAATGTCCACCAGCCTAGAGCTGCACCGGGCCAGCCTGAAGCGCGGCCTGCGCTCCCGCTTTTTGGCCACCGGACAAACCGGGATCCTCATCAGCGGCGATGGGATACCCCTGGATGCGGTGCGGGTGGACTATGCCAGCGGCGCTGTGGAGCAACTGGTGTTGCGCTATGGATTTGACCACGACATCCTGCACATCGAAGGCCAGGGATCCCTGCTCAACCCCGCCTCTACAGCAACCCTGCCCCTGTTGCGGGGATCCCAGCCCACCCACTTGATCTTGGTCCACCGAGCTGGGCAAACCCACATCAAAGGGATGGACTACGTACCCATCCCTCCCCTGCGTAAGGTCATCGAGCTGTACGAACAGGTGGCCAGAGCTGCCGGCGCCTTTGCCCCCGTGCCGGTGGTGGGGGTGGCCCTCAATACCTTCGGTTGGGAGGAGGAAGCCGCCCTGGCCCAGATCCGCCAGGTGGAAGTGGAGACCGGGCGGCCCTGTACCGACGTGGTGCGCTTTGGGGCGGATCCCCTCTTGGATGCCATTCTCTCGACAGGCTAG
- a CDS encoding dipeptide epimerase — protein MRLYVEPFTVHKRYALTISRGTHSDTTLAWVRIEEEGIEGWGEACPFSVSDDCHQSLDDILMGLDVAKGILRRHSPWERQPIEAELLRAGIPSAARAAVDMALHDWMGKRLGRPLWQLWGLDRSRIPPTTLTIGISTPQAARQRALAWMEQTQARAFKIKLGSDLGLMADQNMLIAVQEVIPLGSLITVDANGAWTVEQTLSMSNWLAGQGVSYLEQPLERGQEAKLITLWHESKLPIFVDESCFDSRDIPALVDRVHGINIKLMKCGGLSEAWRMIHTAKAYGLQVMLGCYSNTALGNTAAAHLAPLVDYVDLDSHLNLIDDPFSGASVQEGCLIPTDRPGLGVELRE, from the coding sequence ATGCGGCTCTACGTCGAACCTTTCACCGTTCACAAGCGCTACGCCTTGACCATCAGCCGAGGTACCCACAGCGATACAACCTTGGCTTGGGTGCGAATTGAGGAGGAGGGAATTGAAGGGTGGGGAGAGGCTTGCCCTTTTTCGGTGAGCGACGATTGCCACCAGTCTCTGGACGACATCCTGATGGGCTTGGACGTGGCCAAAGGGATCCTGCGCCGCCATTCCCCCTGGGAGCGCCAGCCAATCGAGGCAGAACTGCTGCGGGCCGGGATCCCTTCGGCAGCGCGGGCAGCGGTGGATATGGCCCTGCACGATTGGATGGGCAAACGGCTGGGGAGGCCCCTGTGGCAGTTGTGGGGGCTGGATCGCTCCCGCATCCCGCCCACCACTTTGACCATTGGCATTTCCACCCCTCAGGCGGCCCGCCAGCGTGCCTTGGCCTGGATGGAACAGACCCAAGCGCGGGCCTTCAAGATCAAGCTGGGCAGCGACTTGGGGCTGATGGCGGATCAGAACATGCTGATTGCTGTACAAGAGGTGATCCCGCTGGGATCCCTGATTACAGTGGATGCCAACGGCGCTTGGACGGTGGAGCAAACCCTGAGCATGAGCAATTGGCTGGCGGGGCAGGGGGTGAGCTACCTGGAGCAGCCCTTGGAGAGGGGACAGGAGGCGAAGCTGATCACCCTCTGGCACGAGTCGAAGCTGCCCATCTTCGTGGATGAGAGTTGTTTCGACAGCCGCGATATTCCCGCCCTGGTGGATCGGGTGCACGGCATCAACATCAAGCTGATGAAGTGCGGCGGCCTTAGCGAAGCCTGGCGCATGATCCACACCGCCAAAGCCTATGGGCTCCAGGTGATGCTGGGCTGCTACAGCAACACCGCCCTGGGCAACACGGCGGCGGCCCACCTAGCGCCGCTGGTGGACTACGTGGACTTAGACAGCCACCTCAATCTCATCGACGATCCCTTTTCCGGGGCTTCGGTGCAGGAGGGCTGTCTCATCCCCACCGACCGACCCGGCCTAGGGGTGGAGTTGCGGGAGTAG